The Sulfurospirillum deleyianum DSM 6946 nucleotide sequence GCGCTTTGAAGCAGCGGAACTGACTCTTTGACCCACTTGCCCCGTACTATGACACTAAACCCTTCAGAGTTTTGTGAGACAAGAAGCGGAGGCTGTTTTTTCATCGCTTGCAACCTGTTTTTTATTTGTTAGATTTTTATTATAACATAAGGTGAGTAAGGGTGAAATTTTGTAGTTTTTGTGGGAGAAAAAGCGTTACATGTAAAGATGAAAACACACCACTACTCAATGCCCACGTCCCAAAAGTTCTGAGGCTTCCATGACCACCATAAACGCTTCATCATCCACGCTTTGAATGAGCTCTTTGAGTCTGGGGATTTTGCTGTTTTCCACCACTAAAAAGATCATGCGTTTTTCTTCGTGTTCAAAAATGCCACTGCCTTGTACGATGGTTCCATAGGGTCCTAAATGGTGCACAATGGTCTCGCAGAGTCTCTCAATTTGGCTTGAGACAATGTGCACGACTTTTTTGGAAGGTCCACGGGTGAGGAAGACATCGATACTTTTAGCGGAGATGTAAATGCTCACTAAACTCCACAGTGCCAAATCCACATTCTTAGAAATAAACGCAATGGTTATGACAATCAGCATATCAATGACGAGCATGACCGTTGAAGCTTTGATGCTACTTTTGGAGGCAATAATTTTAGCGATAATGGTCGAACCTCCTGCGGATGCGTGTCCACTTAAGATAAATCCTAGCCCGATGCCCACGCTAATGCCACCAAAAATGGAGGCTAAGATGACATCTTGACTCAGTGGGGTTATATGCATCCACGCACGCATACTATCAATGCACACGGAGGTAAAACCAATGGCGATGATGCTACGAAAGGTAAAATGTTTGCCAAAAAATTTGGTTCCCAAAAGAAGCAATGGAGCGTTGATGGCAATCATCATTAAGCCCACGGGGTAGTGAAAAATGTAGTGCATTAAAAGTGCCATACCGCTTGTTCCCCCTGTGACAAGGGCGTTTGGGATGAAGAGCGCGACCACGCCATACGCTAAAAACAAAGAACCTAAAACAATAAAACTGTAATTTTTTACTTCTGCTGAAACCTTCACAAAAACCTTTACATGTAAAAATATTTTTCGGATTGTAACATAGGATGAGACTATTTTTATGGAGTCTATGAAAGAAGTTTAGAAAGAGGGGAGAAAAAGACTTCTAGTCAAGGAGGTGTGCTAGAAGTCTCCTTTTAGGTTAGATAGCGTCTTCGTTCTGCTCACCCGTTCGAATACGAATCACCCGTTCAATTTCACTGACAAAAATTTTGCCATCGCCAATTTTTCCTGTTTTAGCAGCTTCCATAATGGTCGCAATGACTTTATCGACATTTTCATCTGCCACAACGATATCCAGTTTGATTTTAGGGAGAAAATCCACGACATACTCAGCGCCTCTGTAAAGTTCAGAGTGTCCTTGCTGACGTCCATATCCTTTGACTTCATGGACAGTCATACCTGTTACCTCAATGTTTGAGAGTGCATCTTTGACATCTTCAAGTTTAAATGGCTTAATAATCGCCTCAATTTTTTTCATGACTTTCTCCTCATGTTTATCGCTTTAACTTTAATAAGAATCATTTTATCTTAAATTATTTTAAATACGCTTTGAGAATCAGCTGTGGCTCACGTGGTTTATCTCTGCTATCCGTTGGAACATTTTCAAGTTTGCGTACGACATCCATTCCCTCAATGACTTCACCAAAAATAGTATGTCTGCCGTTTAGGTGCGGTGTAGGCGTGGTGGTAATGAAAAACTGGCTGCGATTGGTATTGCGTCCAGCGTTTGCCATGGCAAGAATACCCGCTTTATTAAACATGACAAAAGGTTTAAACTCATCTTCAAACGCCCCTCCAAAAATGGACTCGCCCCCTCTTCCCGTGCCCGTTGGATCACCGCCTTGAATCATAAAATTCTTAATGACTCGGTGAAATGAGACGCCATTGTAGTACCCTTTTTTGACAAGCCCTTCAAAATTTTCACACGCCTTAGGCGCAATCTCTGGCTTAAGTGCAAAGACGATGTTTCCCTGAGTGGTCTCAAAAACCACCTCTGCTGAACACAACGCACTCCAAAATCCCAACACACATAAGGCTAACACTTTTTTCATAACGACTAATCTCCTACTAATTTCGTATTGCGGAAGCGATACACTTTGTTTTTGACTTTTTCTAAAATCCCTACTTTAATGAGTTGTTGAAACATATGTACGACCGTAGGTTTACTCACGCCAATGTTATCAATAATATCCTGATAGGAACCATTAAAAATTTTATCTTCATCCAAATGGTTGATGATATATTTTAAAATCTCAATTTTTTTACCCCCAATGAGTGCGGCAAGTCCTTCAATGATAAATGCACACCCTTGTATCTCTTTGTTGTGAAGTTTGGGTAACATGGCGGTGTAAATGGCACTGATTAAATCTTTCATATTGATAGGCTTCATAATAAACCCATCCACTTTAAGCGTAATCGCCTCAAGCAAATAATTCGTCTCTGTAAAAGCCGTTGTAATAATAGCGGGGATAGAACGATTATAATCTGTTTTGAGTTTTTTAAGCATCTCAATACCGTTCATATGTGGCATTAAAATATCCGTGACAATAATATCCACATCTTTTTGGAGTGCTATATTTAAGCCCTCTTCCCCATTACTCGCAAGATAAACCTCTTTGACAAAATCTTTTAAAATGATACAGGTCTGATCTCGAACCGCCTTTTCATCCTCAACGTATAACACCACACAATCTTTTAAACTGTTAAAATCCATTTTCCTGTTCCTCCTCTTTATCCAGTGGCATCAAAAGTGTTATCATGGTACATTTTTCATAATACTTCCCATGACTAAATGTATAGGCACTGTTAGTGCCACAAATACTCCCTTTCATCTGTTTTTCAATAATTTGTTTTGACATATAAAGCCCAATACCCGTTCCTGTTGATTTGTGTTTGGTGGTAAAATAAGGTTCAAACATTCTATCTTGTACCTCTTCACTGATGCCTCCAGCGTTGTCTATCACGAGAATAACCGCATGATGAGCCTCTTGGGAGATGACAATTTCGATGTACTTCTCTTCAATGTTTCGCTCTTCAAAGGCATCTTTAGCGTTAGAGAGCAGGTTCATAATGACTTGTGAGAACTCATTGGGATAGCCAGAAATCATTGAATCGTTTTTACATGTAAGAAAAATTTTGATACCCGCTTTGGCATAATACGCCTTAATCAGCTTGATGCTATATAAAACCGTCTCTTTAAGACTAAAGTGTTCTTCACTTTGGTTGGGTTTGAAAAAGTGACGAAAATCATCAATGGTTTGAGACATCAAAGAAGCAAGGGCAATACCTTCGTTCACCTGTTTATCAATAAAAGCATCCGTCAGTTCCATCCCCGCAAGGCGTTTCATCTGAAAACTTTGAATAATCAAAACCAAAGCATTCAGAGGTTGTCGCCATTGATGGGCAATGTTGCCAATCATCTCACCCATGGCGGCAAGGCGTGATTGCCGAAACATAATCTGGTCTTTTTGACGGCTTTGCTCCACCTCATGTTGCACTTTTTCTTCCAAAACCGTGTTAAGCTGTTGTAACTCTTTGGTCTTTTCGGCAATGCGTGTGGCAAGACGTGCATGAAGCAGACGGATATTGCGCAGCAAGATAATCGCTAACAACCCCGCAAACATGGTTGTCCCAATCGTCGCAAACACAATCCATTCAAAGGTATTATCATAGACCACGGTAGTTTGCATAAATCCCTCTTTGGCACTTTGCAAATTGACGGTGACCAAACCTGTTAAATCGCTATTAATCGAGTAAACGCTTGGGTAGAGTTCTGTTTGTAAAATTTCTAAGGCTTTGGTGGATTGATTGGATTCAAAGTAGCGAAACATCTTAAATAAAATACTATCAATCATATAGCTTTTTTGCTCAATTTTAGCGATAAAACTGCGGTTTTCCATCGGGATATAATGGCTTTGTGTCTCTTTTAAAATGCCCCATGAACGTGCAAGTTTAATAAGCCAATCACTTTCATCAATTCCTAAACTTTTTTTGTATTCGTTAAGCTCCATTTGGATGAGTTCTTGCGCCAAAGAGATAACAACCTTTCCCTCCGTCGCATTGATAGAACCTTTTTCAATATCTCGAATCGTGTCCAAAATATTGACGGTGTAAATATCTTTGAGATTTTCCAAACGAATCGTAGGAAGCATCTGTTTGGTGTATAAAATATCAAAATTATTTTTGATACGATTGATACTCATGTGGGCAAAACCACCAATAAAAAGCATACCACTTAGCATAATAAAAAATAAAAGAGTGGTTTTACGTGCGATGGTCATTTCATCAATGTTGTTCATAAAATCATGCAGTGGATTACTCTTCATTGGTGCTTCTTACCAGATAAAAATCCTCATCAACATATTCACTTAGATGTACATTGTGTAAACATTTACACCGTTCATCTCTGTTTTTAGAGATGACATTTTCATCTAACGTTTTTGAAAAAGTACCCAATGCCTCAATAAAGTCATTTTTTGTAAAAGTTTTTCCTAAGCTTTTGAAGACTTCACTCACCATACGTGCCGCAAAATAGCCTTCTAAAGAGACATGGCTCAGTGCTTCTTTGGGATAGTATTTTTGCATCAGTCTTCGGTACTCTTGCACTTCAGTGACTTCTGATGTCCAGGGGGAAGGAACAACTTGCGCAAAGACGATGCCCTCACCTTTCCCATGCAGCAGTTCGATCAGCGGTTTGGGTTCTACAAAGGAGGAAAGTCCAAATTTGACATCGTGTCGTATTTTGCCACTTTTACGTGCCCGTTTAATAAATTCAGCAACGGCGTGGGTAGAACCTGCCATTAAGATAACTTCAGGGTTGGTTTGTTCGATTTCATAGAGGGCATTGCCAACAGAGAGGGTATTACGTTTGTAGCTCCCCTCGCCAATTAAGATAAGATTTTCTCTCGCAAGGGCACTTTGTGCACCATGTAGGGCTGCCATGCCATAGGCATCGTTTTGGTAAAAAAGGGCAAATCGTTTGTAATTAAACATATGCGTATAGT carries:
- a CDS encoding ATP-binding protein, coding for MKSNPLHDFMNNIDEMTIARKTTLLFFIMLSGMLFIGGFAHMSINRIKNNFDILYTKQMLPTIRLENLKDIYTVNILDTIRDIEKGSINATEGKVVISLAQELIQMELNEYKKSLGIDESDWLIKLARSWGILKETQSHYIPMENRSFIAKIEQKSYMIDSILFKMFRYFESNQSTKALEILQTELYPSVYSINSDLTGLVTVNLQSAKEGFMQTTVVYDNTFEWIVFATIGTTMFAGLLAIILLRNIRLLHARLATRIAEKTKELQQLNTVLEEKVQHEVEQSRQKDQIMFRQSRLAAMGEMIGNIAHQWRQPLNALVLIIQSFQMKRLAGMELTDAFIDKQVNEGIALASLMSQTIDDFRHFFKPNQSEEHFSLKETVLYSIKLIKAYYAKAGIKIFLTCKNDSMISGYPNEFSQVIMNLLSNAKDAFEERNIEEKYIEIVISQEAHHAVILVIDNAGGISEEVQDRMFEPYFTTKHKSTGTGIGLYMSKQIIEKQMKGSICGTNSAYTFSHGKYYEKCTMITLLMPLDKEEEQENGF
- a CDS encoding ABC transporter substrate-binding protein, with product MRYIAGVLFFLLTLLLLDYSISHRKFEGDVIRLGMSGPFSGGLNSVGNQFLLGSQIYLKNLNEEGGIHGRKIEIIAKDDRYEPKLAIENAYHLIENEKIFAFLGVIGTPSAEAIFPIAIEKNIPFIGAYSGAEFLRKPQNPIVLNARASDLDEIEKLVHYYTHMFNYKRFALFYQNDAYGMAALHGAQSALARENLILIGEGSYKRNTLSVGNALYEIEQTNPEVILMAGSTHAVAEFIKRARKSGKIRHDVKFGLSSFVEPKPLIELLHGKGEGIVFAQVVPSPWTSEVTEVQEYRRLMQKYYPKEALSHVSLEGYFAARMVSEVFKSLGKTFTKNDFIEALGTFSKTLDENVISKNRDERCKCLHNVHLSEYVDEDFYLVRSTNEE
- a CDS encoding P-II family nitrogen regulator encodes the protein MKKIEAIIKPFKLEDVKDALSNIEVTGMTVHEVKGYGRQQGHSELYRGAEYVVDFLPKIKLDIVVADENVDKVIATIMEAAKTGKIGDGKIFVSEIERVIRIRTGEQNEDAI
- a CDS encoding peptidylprolyl isomerase, yielding MKKVLALCVLGFWSALCSAEVVFETTQGNIVFALKPEIAPKACENFEGLVKKGYYNGVSFHRVIKNFMIQGGDPTGTGRGGESIFGGAFEDEFKPFVMFNKAGILAMANAGRNTNRSQFFITTTPTPHLNGRHTIFGEVIEGMDVVRKLENVPTDSRDKPREPQLILKAYLK
- a CDS encoding response regulator, which translates into the protein MDFNSLKDCVVLYVEDEKAVRDQTCIILKDFVKEVYLASNGEEGLNIALQKDVDIIVTDILMPHMNGIEMLKKLKTDYNRSIPAIITTAFTETNYLLEAITLKVDGFIMKPINMKDLISAIYTAMLPKLHNKEIQGCAFIIEGLAALIGGKKIEILKYIINHLDEDKIFNGSYQDIIDNIGVSKPTVVHMFQQLIKVGILEKVKNKVYRFRNTKLVGD
- a CDS encoding YitT family protein — translated: MKVSAEVKNYSFIVLGSLFLAYGVVALFIPNALVTGGTSGMALLMHYIFHYPVGLMMIAINAPLLLLGTKFFGKHFTFRSIIAIGFTSVCIDSMRAWMHITPLSQDVILASIFGGISVGIGLGFILSGHASAGGSTIIAKIIASKSSIKASTVMLVIDMLIVITIAFISKNVDLALWSLVSIYISAKSIDVFLTRGPSKKVVHIVSSQIERLCETIVHHLGPYGTIVQGSGIFEHEEKRMIFLVVENSKIPRLKELIQSVDDEAFMVVMEASELLGRGH